The Parabacteroides sp. AD58 genome includes a window with the following:
- the yajC gene encoding preprotein translocase subunit YajC, which translates to MMNLSILLQAAAGQSQWSGIIMMVVIVAIFYFFMIRPQQKRQKEIQKAREALKVGDKVITAGGIYGKIKEIGDVYMVIEIANGVNIQIDKTSVFASSEDAKQK; encoded by the coding sequence ATGATGAACTTAAGTATTTTACTTCAGGCGGCAGCCGGCCAATCCCAATGGTCAGGTATTATCATGATGGTTGTCATCGTGGCGATCTTTTATTTCTTCATGATCCGCCCTCAGCAAAAAAGACAAAAAGAAATCCAGAAAGCACGCGAAGCTTTGAAAGTTGGAGACAAAGTAATTACTGCAGGTGGTATTTATGGAAAGATCAAAGAAATCGGTGATGTATATATGGTCATCGAAATCGCTAACGGTGTAAATATTCAAATCGACAAAACATCTGTTTTTGCTTCCTCTGAAGATGCAAAACAAAAGTAA
- a CDS encoding CdaR family protein — MSWFKNIVRTCHTVLIDIKAFLHRQRWKEALIFFCFVLLSFGFWLLQSLQQEYETDMSIPIRYTNVPDDIIFTNKIPQAINIRIKDKGSALLNYTIGQKFRSITIDMTGLSKESGKFTVDKRYIEAEVQKQVLATTTLYSIEPQAITLRFGMRKSKEFPIVFQGNIQTEKGFLVSSDIQISPSRVTVYASDSILDTIQEIKTVYTEIKNGKKSITRVVALEPIEGTNFETNNVSVTIPIEEYTEKMLSIPVTVTGVPVNYKIRTFPQAVEVACNIPISRFKELTEDMFTVEVPYAQLEENVSGSIDVQVTKKPDWVRYCHVSPAKIEFLLEQNTSFK; from the coding sequence ATGTCATGGTTTAAGAACATCGTTCGGACATGTCATACGGTTTTGATAGACATTAAAGCTTTTTTGCATCGCCAACGATGGAAAGAAGCTTTAATTTTTTTCTGCTTCGTATTATTGTCTTTTGGTTTCTGGCTGCTACAAAGCCTGCAGCAGGAATATGAGACAGATATGTCTATACCTATCAGATATACCAATGTCCCGGACGATATTATTTTTACCAATAAAATTCCGCAGGCGATAAATATCCGCATCAAAGATAAAGGCAGCGCCTTGCTTAACTATACGATTGGCCAGAAATTCAGATCAATCACAATTGATATGACCGGACTTTCCAAGGAAAGCGGCAAGTTTACAGTCGACAAAAGGTATATTGAGGCTGAAGTACAAAAACAAGTACTGGCAACGACTACCCTTTACAGCATCGAACCTCAAGCCATTACTTTACGGTTCGGCATGAGAAAAAGCAAAGAATTCCCAATCGTATTCCAGGGAAATATCCAGACAGAAAAAGGATTCCTTGTATCTTCTGATATACAGATTTCTCCTTCTCGCGTAACCGTTTATGCCAGTGATTCCATTTTAGATACGATTCAGGAAATAAAAACGGTCTACACGGAAATTAAAAACGGGAAAAAGAGTATTACCCGTGTAGTCGCTTTGGAACCTATTGAAGGAACAAATTTCGAGACAAATAATGTTTCCGTGACAATTCCTATTGAAGAATACACAGAAAAGATGCTCTCTATCCCTGTAACAGTTACGGGCGTTCCGGTGAATTATAAAATCAGAACATTTCCACAAGCCGTTGAAGTGGCCTGTAATATCCCGATTTCACGATTCAAGGAATTAACAGAAGACATGTTTACAGTAGAGGTTCCTTACGCCCAACTGGAAGAAAATGTCTCCGGCTCTATCGACGTACAGGTTACAAAAAAACCGGACTGGGTCCGTTATTGCCATGTATCACCGGCCAAAATAGAATTCTTGTTAGAACAAAATACCAGTTTCAAATGA
- the coaE gene encoding dephospho-CoA kinase (Dephospho-CoA kinase (CoaE) performs the final step in coenzyme A biosynthesis.): MIKIGITGGIGSGKSVVAQLLSVYGIPVYIADDESKKLTNTSPLIREQLTHLFGPDIYNANGLNKAMLAKAIFGNKDLLQQVNHIIHPEVNRHFLDWCEQKNTYQCCAIESAILFESGFNKIVDVSLLVYAPLEIRIQRALQRDHSSEEALRKRIESQISDEEKRSWVDYTITNDGKQALIPQVEKFLDQLYR; this comes from the coding sequence ATGATTAAGATAGGAATTACCGGAGGAATCGGAAGTGGCAAGTCGGTTGTTGCGCAACTCTTGTCGGTTTATGGCATCCCGGTTTATATTGCCGATGATGAAAGCAAGAAGCTGACGAACACGTCTCCTTTAATCAGAGAACAGCTGACTCATCTTTTCGGACCAGACATTTACAATGCAAACGGTCTGAACAAAGCCATGTTGGCAAAAGCTATCTTCGGAAATAAAGACTTGCTCCAGCAAGTCAATCACATCATTCATCCGGAAGTAAACAGACATTTCCTGGACTGGTGTGAGCAGAAAAACACATATCAATGCTGTGCCATTGAGTCCGCCATTCTATTTGAATCCGGATTTAATAAAATAGTTGATGTCAGTCTTCTCGTTTACGCACCACTCGAAATTCGCATCCAACGGGCACTGCAGCGAGACCATTCAAGTGAAGAAGCGTTGCGAAAACGAATTGAAAGCCAGATTTCCGATGAAGAAAAAAGGTCGTGGGTAGATTATACCATTACAAATGATGGCAAACAGGCTTTGATACCGCAAGTTGAAAAGTTTTTAGACCAATTATATCGATAA
- a CDS encoding DUF5606 domain-containing protein, translating to MLKTILSISGRPGLFRLVSHGKNMLIVESLTDKKKVPAYAKDKVISLGDIAIYTNDGEVPLHEVLTNIKNKENGEKASISTSAKGDELRAYMAEVLPEFDRDRVYPSDIKKLISWYNLLISSGINDFTPIEVKMEQQETENKAAEEEAPKTEE from the coding sequence ATGTTGAAGACTATTTTGTCTATTTCTGGACGTCCAGGCCTGTTCAGACTGGTTTCTCACGGGAAAAATATGCTGATCGTTGAATCATTGACAGACAAGAAAAAAGTTCCTGCATACGCAAAAGATAAAGTCATCTCTTTGGGCGATATCGCTATCTATACAAATGACGGAGAAGTTCCTTTGCATGAAGTATTGACCAACATCAAAAATAAGGAAAACGGAGAAAAAGCGTCTATTTCGACTTCTGCCAAAGGTGATGAATTACGTGCCTATATGGCTGAAGTATTACCTGAATTTGACCGGGATCGTGTTTATCCTAGCGATATCAAGAAATTAATCAGCTGGTATAATCTGTTAATCAGCAGTGGTATTAATGATTTTACTCCCATCGAAGTAAAGATGGAACAACAGGAAACTGAAAATAAAGCTGCTGAAGAAGAAGCTCCTAAAACTGAAGAATAA
- a CDS encoding FtsB family cell division protein, with translation MSKLKDFYNKYLAWINKYVLVTIGVFILMCLDSDSNLYKRYMYDEKIRSLEKEIKFYQKEIEVNRKKLEDLHTDKEGLERFAREEYFMKRPNEDVYIIKEK, from the coding sequence ATGTCGAAACTTAAAGATTTTTACAATAAATATTTAGCTTGGATCAACAAGTATGTGCTGGTGACTATCGGTGTGTTTATCCTCATGTGTCTGGATAGTGATAGTAATTTGTACAAGCGATACATGTATGACGAGAAAATCAGAAGTTTAGAGAAAGAAATCAAGTTCTATCAGAAAGAAATTGAAGTAAACCGTAAGAAACTGGAAGATTTACATACTGATAAAGAAGGGTTGGAGCGTTTCGCCCGTGAGGAATATTTCATGAAACGCCCGAATGAAGATGTTTATATCATAAAGGAAAAATAA
- a CDS encoding M3 family metallopeptidase — MNKLVLIAGAAFALTACNAPKDQKTEAGNPFFTEYTTPFGVPPFDQIKIEHYLPAFEKGIQEQAQEIDAIVNQKSVPDFENTIVALDQSGKLLRKVSAVFYGQNSANTSDEMQELSKQLSPMLSKHEDDISLNPKLFERVKQVYENKDQMGLNKEQEKLLEETYKDFVRSGANLDEEKQAKLRELNSEIAMLQLTFGQNMLKETNDFQLIIDKEEDLSGLPASLIANAAETAKAAGQEGKWIFTLHNPSVMPFLQYADNRSLREKIFNGYINRGNNNNDADNKEVVRQLIEKRLEKAKLMGYKNYASFVLEDRMAKTPENVYKLLDEVWTPALAKAKEELADIQTEIKKEGQSFEAEGWDWRYYFEKAKKAKFDLDENQIRPYLPLNQVREGAFYVANKLYGITFTELKDIPLPHPDALAFECKDKDGTHLGVLYMDFFPRASKRGGAWCGTYRSQTYVDGKRQGPVVTIVCNFTQPAAGQPALLSADEASTLFHEFGHALNNLFKDVHYYGVSGVPRDFVELPSQIMEHWVFEPEVLKVYAKHYQTGEVIPADLIEKLDKSGKYGQGFATTEYLAASLLDMDYHVLTEIPADMDVMKFEEETLGKRGLLKQIPSRYRTTYFNHTMGGGYTAGYYSYIWAEVLDADAYEAYKETGDIFNQEVAGKFRKYILTPGGIDDAMDMYKNFRGKEPGTEPLLKNRGLK; from the coding sequence ATGAATAAATTAGTACTAATCGCAGGAGCTGCTTTTGCATTAACGGCATGTAATGCTCCAAAAGACCAGAAGACGGAAGCGGGTAATCCTTTCTTTACAGAATATACCACTCCGTTTGGTGTTCCTCCGTTCGATCAGATCAAGATTGAACATTATCTGCCTGCTTTCGAGAAAGGCATACAAGAACAAGCCCAGGAAATTGATGCCATTGTCAACCAGAAGTCAGTTCCGGACTTCGAGAATACCATTGTCGCTTTAGACCAGAGTGGAAAGCTTTTACGTAAAGTGAGTGCTGTATTCTACGGACAGAACAGTGCCAATACCTCCGATGAGATGCAAGAACTGAGTAAACAGTTATCCCCGATGCTCTCAAAACATGAAGACGACATTAGTTTGAATCCAAAATTGTTTGAACGGGTAAAACAGGTTTATGAGAATAAAGACCAGATGGGCCTGAATAAGGAACAAGAAAAACTGCTGGAAGAAACGTATAAAGATTTCGTTAGAAGTGGTGCCAATCTGGATGAAGAAAAGCAAGCCAAGCTGCGTGAACTGAACAGTGAAATTGCTATGCTGCAACTCACTTTCGGACAAAATATGCTGAAAGAGACGAATGATTTCCAATTAATCATTGATAAGGAAGAAGACTTGTCCGGATTACCAGCCAGCCTAATTGCCAATGCTGCCGAAACAGCTAAAGCAGCCGGCCAGGAAGGTAAATGGATCTTTACACTGCATAATCCCAGTGTCATGCCATTTCTGCAATACGCCGACAACCGCTCTCTGCGCGAAAAGATATTCAACGGATATATCAACCGGGGAAACAATAATAATGATGCAGATAACAAAGAGGTTGTTCGACAGCTGATTGAAAAAAGACTGGAAAAAGCGAAATTAATGGGATACAAGAACTATGCATCTTTCGTTCTGGAAGACCGCATGGCAAAGACTCCTGAAAATGTCTATAAGCTGTTAGATGAAGTATGGACTCCGGCTCTGGCAAAAGCCAAGGAAGAGCTGGCAGATATACAGACTGAAATTAAGAAAGAAGGACAATCTTTTGAGGCTGAAGGCTGGGATTGGCGCTATTATTTCGAGAAGGCGAAAAAGGCTAAGTTTGATTTGGATGAGAACCAGATCCGGCCGTATCTGCCTCTCAATCAAGTTCGAGAAGGAGCTTTCTATGTAGCCAACAAACTATATGGCATTACCTTTACTGAACTGAAAGACATTCCTCTTCCACATCCTGATGCTCTGGCTTTCGAATGTAAAGACAAGGATGGTACACATTTGGGAGTTTTGTACATGGACTTTTTCCCCCGTGCCAGCAAACGAGGCGGAGCTTGGTGTGGAACCTACCGTTCTCAAACATACGTAGACGGCAAACGTCAGGGACCGGTTGTTACCATCGTTTGTAATTTCACACAGCCGGCAGCCGGCCAACCGGCCTTGTTAAGTGCAGATGAAGCATCAACTCTTTTCCACGAATTCGGACATGCGCTGAATAACCTGTTCAAAGATGTACATTACTATGGAGTTTCGGGTGTTCCTCGCGACTTTGTTGAATTGCCTTCACAAATAATGGAGCACTGGGTATTTGAACCAGAAGTACTGAAAGTTTATGCCAAACATTATCAAACAGGAGAGGTTATTCCTGCAGATTTGATAGAAAAGCTTGACAAGAGCGGTAAATATGGTCAGGGTTTTGCTACAACCGAATATTTAGCCGCCTCACTGCTGGATATGGATTATCATGTTTTGACAGAGATACCAGCAGACATGGATGTCATGAAGTTTGAAGAAGAGACATTGGGTAAACGCGGATTGTTAAAACAAATCCCATCACGTTACCGTACAACTTATTTCAATCATACCATGGGCGGTGGATATACAGCCGGTTACTATAGCTATATTTGGGCAGAAGTACTGGATGCAGATGCTTATGAAGCTTATAAAGAAACAGGAGATATATTCAATCAGGAAGTAGCTGGTAAATTCCGCAAGTATATATTAACCCCAGGCGGTATTGACGATGCGATGGATATGTACAAGAACTTCCGTGGGAAAGAACCCGGAACAGAACCCTTACTGAAGAATCGGGGATTGAAATAA
- a CDS encoding DNA polymerase III subunit gamma/tau, with product MDNYIVSARKYRPSTFKDVVGQKALTTTLKNAIQNQKLAHAYLFCGPRGVGKTSCARIFAKTINCMHPTADGEACNACESCQAFNEQRSLNIHELDAASNNSVDDIRSLIDQVRIPPAIGKYKVFIIDEVHMLSPAAFNAFLKTLEEPPHHALFILATTERHKVLPTILSRCQTYNFNRISIADMVEHLEYVASKEGIQAEPEALNVIAQKADGGMRDALSIFDQVASYTNGNITYQAVIQNLNVLDYDYYFRMTDLILNGNIRASLLLLNEIINKGFDAQNIVTGLASHFRDLLVCKDPATLVLFEVGASIREHYKEMAQRCPETFLFKAIELANTCDQNYRTSRNKRLLVELMLIQLCQLSLPAADDKKKVQLEPINTPEQTPAQPATSTGKIPNTQQQVVTVQEPPAHIHVSIPETNVSTSGKRPGRPPMGTSLKEIAHPKVQQQNPQGQTVQTSATDLRTNFSQEQLQKAWDEYANTIEKKVYLKNIMSNSKPQLLNNFYFEVGVHNPGMQEELINNAIDILAVLRQKLQNTHIQMRVRIMESNEKHLAYTSAEKYQHMLEINPLIDKLRKDFDLRTE from the coding sequence ATGGATAATTATATTGTATCGGCAAGAAAATACCGTCCGAGTACATTTAAAGATGTGGTCGGACAAAAGGCGTTGACGACGACCCTAAAGAATGCGATCCAGAATCAGAAATTGGCTCATGCCTATCTGTTTTGCGGACCAAGAGGCGTCGGTAAAACTTCGTGCGCCCGAATCTTTGCCAAGACAATCAATTGCATGCATCCGACGGCCGATGGGGAAGCCTGTAATGCCTGCGAATCATGTCAGGCATTCAATGAACAGCGTTCACTGAATATCCATGAACTAGATGCGGCATCCAACAACTCCGTCGATGATATCCGTTCATTGATAGACCAGGTTCGTATCCCGCCTGCTATTGGAAAATATAAAGTTTTCATCATTGATGAGGTACACATGCTTAGTCCGGCAGCTTTCAATGCATTCTTAAAGACATTGGAAGAACCGCCCCATCATGCATTGTTCATTCTGGCCACAACAGAAAGACATAAAGTGCTTCCAACCATTCTTTCCCGGTGCCAAACCTATAACTTTAATCGTATTTCCATTGCCGATATGGTAGAACATCTGGAATACGTAGCTTCCAAAGAAGGCATTCAGGCAGAACCGGAAGCTCTTAATGTTATTGCCCAGAAAGCTGATGGTGGTATGCGTGACGCCCTTTCTATATTCGATCAGGTAGCAAGTTATACAAACGGAAATATTACGTATCAGGCCGTTATCCAGAATTTGAATGTCCTTGATTATGACTATTACTTCCGAATGACTGATTTGATTTTGAATGGGAATATCCGGGCTTCACTCCTATTATTAAATGAAATAATCAACAAAGGATTTGATGCCCAAAACATTGTTACCGGACTGGCCAGTCATTTTCGGGATTTATTGGTCTGCAAAGATCCGGCTACACTCGTTCTGTTTGAGGTTGGAGCCTCAATTCGTGAACACTACAAAGAAATGGCCCAACGCTGCCCAGAAACATTTCTGTTCAAGGCCATCGAGCTGGCAAATACATGCGATCAGAATTACCGAACCAGCCGAAACAAACGGCTGCTTGTCGAATTAATGCTGATCCAGCTTTGCCAATTGAGTCTTCCAGCAGCAGACGATAAAAAAAAAGTCCAATTAGAGCCAATTAATACGCCCGAACAGACACCAGCTCAACCGGCCACATCAACTGGTAAAATTCCAAATACCCAGCAACAAGTCGTTACGGTTCAGGAACCGCCGGCCCATATTCATGTGTCTATTCCAGAAACAAATGTTTCCACTTCAGGAAAACGTCCAGGACGTCCGCCTATGGGAACTTCCCTGAAAGAAATAGCACATCCTAAAGTGCAACAGCAAAATCCGCAAGGACAGACAGTACAAACCTCTGCCACTGATTTACGAACGAATTTCAGTCAGGAACAGTTACAAAAAGCATGGGACGAATACGCCAATACAATAGAGAAGAAAGTCTACTTGAAGAATATCATGAGTAACAGTAAACCTCAATTGCTGAATAACTTTTATTTCGAAGTCGGCGTTCATAATCCGGGCATGCAGGAAGAATTAATTAACAATGCGATTGACATTCTGGCTGTACTCCGCCAGAAACTTCAGAATACGCATATTCAAATGCGTGTACGCATTATGGAATCAAACGAGAAACATCTGGCTTATACCAGTGCCGAAAAATATCAACACATGCTGGAAATCAATCCGCTGATTGATAAGCTCAGAAAAGACTTCGACTTACGGACAGAATAA
- a CDS encoding phosphatase PAP2 family protein — translation MEPVSAQTETDSLLAHHISIAEYKFQPKSLILPASLIAVGAVGTAVDGMNDFHLIHRKDSVNQIHIDDYMEWGMLGWVFICDLMGKEKHSWIDQLCLVGLGEIINAGLTRGTKYLVNERRPDGGKYSFPSGHTANAFLGAHIAYKEFKDSNPWLAYSGYALGLFVAGSRIYNNRHWVADVIAGAGYGILAAELSYLIYFPIRNAIAEKINLRRDRKLLLSPVLNEQGGGLYFSYTF, via the coding sequence ATGGAACCGGTTTCTGCCCAGACGGAAACCGATAGTTTGCTCGCACATCATATCTCGATTGCAGAATATAAGTTCCAACCCAAATCACTGATTCTACCAGCTTCCCTGATAGCTGTTGGCGCTGTTGGAACAGCAGTTGACGGGATGAACGACTTCCACTTGATTCACCGGAAAGACTCCGTCAACCAGATTCATATCGATGATTATATGGAATGGGGCATGCTCGGCTGGGTTTTCATCTGTGATTTGATGGGTAAAGAAAAGCACAGTTGGATCGATCAGCTGTGTCTGGTCGGATTAGGAGAAATCATCAATGCCGGACTCACTCGCGGTACGAAATATCTGGTTAATGAACGACGGCCGGATGGTGGAAAATATTCTTTTCCATCGGGGCATACCGCTAATGCTTTCTTAGGAGCTCACATTGCTTACAAAGAGTTCAAAGACTCAAACCCATGGCTGGCTTATTCAGGATATGCTCTCGGTCTGTTCGTTGCAGGTTCACGCATCTATAACAACCGGCATTGGGTAGCCGACGTAATAGCGGGTGCAGGATATGGAATCCTTGCGGCCGAACTTTCCTACCTGATTTATTTTCCAATCCGCAATGCTATTGCTGAGAAAATCAATTTGAGAAGAGACCGAAAACTCCTTCTTTCCCCAGTATTGAATGAACAAGGTGGCGGGTTGTATTTTTCCTATACATTTTAG
- a CDS encoding glutamine--tRNA ligase/YqeY domain fusion protein: MSEINTNEVESKKNLNFIEAIVEKDLAEGKNGGRVQTRFPPEPNGYLHIGHAKAICLDFGIAERHNGICNLRFDDTNPVKEDVEYIDSIKEDIEWLGFHWNNIYYASDYFQQLYDFAIQLIKEGKAYVDEQSSELIAQQKGTPTQPGVESPYRNRPIEESLDLFQRMNAGEFEEGSMTLRAKIDMANSNMHFRDPIIYRILKTPHHRTGTHWKVYPMYDFAHGQSDYFEGVTHSLCTLEFVPHRPLYDLFIDWLKEGKDLDDNRPRQTEFNKLNLNYTLMSKRNLLTLVKEGLVNGWDDPRMPTLCGFRRRGYSPESIRKFIDKIGYTTYDALNEFSLLESAVREDLNVRATRVSAVLDPVKLIITNYPEGKVEEMEAINNPEDETAGSHIIEFSRELWMEREDFMEDAPKKFFRMTPGQEVRLKNAYIVKCTGCKKDEAGNVVEVYCEYDPNTRSGMPDSNRKVKGTLHWVSCAHCLPAEVRLYDRLWQVENPRDELARLKEEGLSALDAMKQMINPDSLTVKTNCYVEKFLAEQKPLSYFQFQRIGYFNLDPDSKDGKLIFNRTVSLKDTWSKIKNK; encoded by the coding sequence ATGAGCGAGATCAACACTAACGAAGTTGAGAGTAAGAAGAACTTAAACTTCATTGAAGCAATCGTAGAGAAAGATTTGGCAGAAGGTAAGAATGGCGGACGAGTTCAGACCCGTTTCCCGCCGGAGCCAAATGGATACCTTCATATTGGTCATGCCAAAGCCATCTGCCTGGACTTCGGTATCGCTGAACGTCATAACGGCATATGTAACCTGCGCTTCGACGATACTAATCCGGTTAAAGAAGATGTAGAATACATCGATTCTATCAAGGAAGACATCGAATGGTTAGGCTTCCACTGGAATAACATATATTATGCTTCCGATTATTTCCAACAACTGTATGATTTTGCCATCCAATTAATCAAGGAAGGAAAAGCATATGTTGATGAACAAAGCTCGGAGCTGATCGCCCAGCAAAAGGGAACGCCCACTCAACCGGGTGTGGAAAGTCCTTACAGAAATCGCCCGATTGAAGAAAGCCTGGATTTGTTCCAGCGCATGAATGCCGGAGAATTTGAGGAAGGAAGTATGACTCTGCGTGCCAAAATCGATATGGCAAACAGCAACATGCACTTCCGCGATCCGATCATTTACCGTATCCTGAAAACGCCGCATCACCGGACTGGAACTCATTGGAAGGTTTATCCGATGTACGATTTCGCACACGGACAAAGTGATTACTTCGAAGGCGTAACTCACTCTTTATGTACACTCGAGTTTGTTCCTCACCGTCCGCTGTATGACTTGTTCATCGACTGGCTGAAGGAAGGAAAAGATTTGGATGACAATCGTCCGCGCCAGACAGAATTTAACAAGCTGAACCTGAATTATACCTTAATGAGTAAGCGTAACTTGCTTACACTGGTAAAAGAAGGATTAGTAAACGGCTGGGACGATCCCCGTATGCCGACACTTTGCGGATTCCGCCGTCGTGGTTATTCTCCGGAGTCAATCCGTAAATTTATCGACAAGATCGGTTATACAACTTATGATGCATTGAATGAATTCTCTTTATTGGAAAGCGCTGTTCGTGAAGATCTGAATGTCCGTGCTACCCGTGTTTCTGCTGTATTGGATCCGGTAAAACTTATCATTACCAACTATCCTGAAGGGAAAGTAGAAGAGATGGAAGCCATTAACAACCCGGAAGACGAAACAGCAGGCAGCCATATCATTGAATTCAGTCGCGAGTTATGGATGGAACGGGAAGACTTTATGGAAGACGCACCGAAGAAATTCTTCCGTATGACTCCTGGCCAAGAGGTACGTTTGAAGAATGCTTATATCGTCAAATGTACTGGATGCAAGAAGGACGAAGCAGGAAATGTAGTTGAAGTTTATTGTGAATACGATCCGAACACCCGTAGTGGCATGCCAGACAGTAACCGGAAAGTAAAAGGGACCTTGCATTGGGTAAGTTGCGCACACTGCCTGCCTGCAGAAGTTCGCTTATACGACCGTCTGTGGCAAGTAGAAAATCCGCGGGATGAATTGGCACGGTTGAAAGAGGAAGGATTAAGTGCCCTGGATGCTATGAAGCAGATGATCAATCCGGATTCATTGACGGTGAAGACAAACTGCTATGTAGAGAAATTCCTGGCAGAACAGAAACCTCTCTCCTACTTCCAGTTCCAGCGTATCGGATATTTCAATCTCGATCCGGACAGTAAAGATGGTAAACTGATATTCAACCGGACCGTTTCACTGAAAGATACGTGGAGCAAGATTAAGAATAAGTAA
- a CDS encoding DUF368 domain-containing protein, translating to MKRNLKDYAFIALKGMGMGAADVVPGVSGGTIAFIVGIYEELLDSIKSINAHSLKLFFTGHWLGFWKAINGNFLFSLLLGIGISVLSLARVITYLLIHQPILIWAFFFGLVLASTWFVSKDIKQWNWKTILSFLIGGVIAYYVTIATPTETPTHPLFIFLCGMIAICAMILPGISGSFILVLLGKYFYIMEAVKQLDFLTLGIFGCGAIIGITSFSRVLSYALKHFHDITIAMLAGFMLGSLNKVWPWKEVVETYTTSSGEIKPLIEQNILPNAHIAEAVLLMIVGFALVYFLEKLSMKGHEKVTE from the coding sequence ATGAAAAGAAACCTGAAAGATTATGCATTTATTGCATTAAAAGGTATGGGAATGGGCGCTGCCGACGTCGTTCCTGGCGTATCTGGCGGAACAATCGCCTTTATTGTCGGCATCTACGAAGAGCTTCTCGACTCCATTAAAAGCATCAACGCTCACAGTTTGAAACTTTTCTTTACGGGTCATTGGTTAGGATTCTGGAAAGCCATCAACGGGAACTTCCTTTTTTCCTTACTCTTGGGTATTGGTATCAGCGTTCTGTCACTCGCCCGTGTAATTACTTACCTGCTTATTCATCAGCCTATTCTGATTTGGGCCTTCTTTTTCGGACTGGTATTGGCTTCTACCTGGTTTGTCTCGAAAGATATTAAACAATGGAATTGGAAAACAATTCTGAGTTTCCTCATAGGCGGAGTGATTGCCTATTATGTAACGATTGCGACACCAACTGAAACGCCAACGCATCCTTTATTCATTTTCCTCTGTGGTATGATTGCTATCTGCGCTATGATTCTTCCGGGTATTTCCGGAAGTTTTATCCTTGTACTGTTAGGCAAATACTTCTACATCATGGAGGCAGTCAAGCAACTTGATTTCCTCACCTTAGGCATTTTTGGATGCGGCGCTATCATTGGCATTACATCTTTCTCCCGCGTACTTTCGTATGCTCTCAAACATTTTCATGACATCACAATAGCCATGCTGGCAGGTTTCATGCTAGGTTCTCTAAACAAAGTATGGCCGTGGAAAGAAGTAGTTGAGACATATACGACTTCCAGTGGAGAGATCAAGCCGCTGATTGAGCAGAACATTCTTCCGAATGCCCATATAGCCGAAGCCGTTCTGCTGATGATCGTAGGCTTTGCTTTAGTGTACTTCCTGGAAAAACTATCGATGAAAGGACATGAAAAGGTAACAGAATAA